From a single Alloactinosynnema sp. L-07 genomic region:
- a CDS encoding LLM class F420-dependent oxidoreductase, producing the protein MRLGLQLGYWGARPPANAGELVAAAERCGFDAVFAAESWGSDAFTPLAWWGSATSRIRLGTSVAQLSARTPTSCAMHALTLDHLSGGRAVLGLGVSGPQVVEGWYGQPFARPLARTREYVDIVRQVLAREAPVVSPGPHYPLPLTSEGLGKPLRPITHPLRADLPIWLGAEGPKNIALAAEIADGWLAVYFSLRMAGQYNAWLDAGFARPGARRSRDDFEVVAGAQIMVTDDPRAAFAAMKPVLALYLGGMGAPEMNFHASLFRRMGYGDVVDEVGARFREGSRDDAAAAIPDEVVDDIAIVGSPARVRERIGQWERAGVTMLSVGAGSVAEIETLATLVGE; encoded by the coding sequence ATGAGGCTCGGACTGCAGCTCGGCTACTGGGGTGCGCGGCCGCCCGCGAACGCCGGTGAACTGGTGGCGGCGGCGGAGCGGTGCGGGTTCGACGCGGTGTTCGCCGCCGAGTCGTGGGGGTCGGACGCGTTCACGCCGCTGGCCTGGTGGGGCTCGGCGACATCGCGGATCCGGCTGGGGACGTCGGTGGCCCAACTCTCCGCGCGGACTCCGACGTCGTGCGCGATGCACGCCCTCACGCTCGACCACCTCAGCGGCGGCCGCGCCGTCTTGGGCCTCGGCGTCTCGGGACCACAGGTGGTGGAGGGTTGGTACGGGCAGCCGTTCGCCCGCCCGCTCGCCCGGACCCGCGAGTACGTCGACATCGTCCGCCAGGTCCTCGCCCGAGAGGCGCCCGTGGTCAGCCCCGGGCCGCACTATCCGCTCCCGCTGACCAGCGAGGGACTGGGCAAGCCGCTGCGGCCGATCACCCACCCGCTGCGCGCCGACCTGCCGATCTGGCTCGGCGCCGAAGGACCCAAGAACATCGCCTTGGCCGCCGAGATCGCCGATGGATGGCTCGCCGTCTACTTCTCCCTGCGCATGGCCGGGCAGTACAACGCCTGGTTGGATGCGGGTTTCGCGCGGCCTGGCGCGCGACGGTCGAGGGATGACTTCGAGGTCGTCGCCGGGGCCCAGATCATGGTCACCGACGACCCGCGTGCCGCGTTCGCCGCGATGAAGCCCGTTCTGGCGCTCTATCTGGGTGGGATGGGGGCGCCGGAGATGAACTTCCACGCGTCGCTGTTTCGCCGGATGGGCTACGGCGACGTCGTCGACGAGGTCGGCGCGCGGTTCCGCGAGGGGAGCCGAGACGACGCCGCCGCGGCGATCCCGGACGAGGTGGTGGACGACATCGCGATCGTCGGGAGCCCGGCGCGGGTGCGGGAGCGGATCGGCCAGTGGGAGCGGGCGGGCGTGACGATGCTCAGCGTCGGCGCCGGGTCGGTGGCCGAGATCGAGACGCTCGCGACCCTTGTCGGGGAGTGA
- a CDS encoding Zn-ribbon domain-containing OB-fold protein — protein MTAPLSTPLRVGFDYTRSLGPVLGRFMTELRARRVVGIRGSDGRVHVPPLEYDPVTAAKLTEFVEVGTEGTVVTWTWMSAPLAGQPFDRPFGWAMVRLDGADTPMLHAVDAGEDELVTGLRVRIRWAAEPAGGIRDIECFEPVTAPERSTPLAPPAEVTMVTTPVSLDVVHSVSPEESRYLRGLAEGRLLGQRCPRCRKIYIPPRGACPVDGVPTVEEVELPDIGTVTTFCVVNVPFQGQRIQPPYVAAYVLLDGADIAFLHLVLGCEAKDVRMGMRVRAVWKPKAEWSTTLENIDHFTPTGEPDAAYETYAGHL, from the coding sequence GTGACCGCGCCGCTGAGTACCCCGCTGCGAGTGGGGTTCGACTACACGCGTTCCCTGGGACCCGTTCTAGGCCGCTTCATGACCGAACTCCGCGCGCGGCGCGTGGTCGGGATCCGCGGCTCGGACGGGCGCGTGCACGTGCCGCCGCTCGAGTACGACCCGGTGACCGCCGCGAAGCTGACGGAGTTCGTCGAGGTCGGCACCGAGGGCACCGTGGTGACATGGACCTGGATGAGCGCCCCTCTGGCGGGCCAGCCGTTCGACCGCCCGTTCGGCTGGGCGATGGTCCGGCTCGACGGCGCCGACACCCCGATGCTGCACGCCGTCGACGCGGGTGAGGATGAGCTGGTCACGGGCCTGCGCGTGCGGATCCGCTGGGCCGCTGAACCTGCGGGCGGCATTCGCGACATCGAGTGTTTTGAACCGGTGACCGCACCGGAGAGATCGACACCTCTCGCGCCTCCTGCCGAAGTGACGATGGTGACGACGCCGGTGTCGCTGGACGTCGTCCACTCGGTGTCGCCCGAGGAGAGCCGGTATCTGCGCGGGCTGGCCGAGGGGCGGCTGCTGGGGCAGCGGTGTCCGCGCTGTCGCAAGATCTACATTCCGCCGCGCGGCGCGTGCCCGGTCGACGGGGTTCCGACCGTCGAGGAGGTCGAACTGCCCGACATCGGCACGGTCACCACGTTCTGCGTCGTCAACGTCCCCTTCCAGGGCCAGCGGATCCAGCCGCCCTACGTCGCCGCCTACGTGCTGCTCGACGGCGCCGACATCGCCTTTCTGCACCTGGTCCTTGGCTGCGAGGCGAAGGACGTACGGATGGGCATGCGGGTGCGGGCGGTCTGGAAACCCAAGGCCGAGTGGAGCACGACGCTGGAGAACATCGATCACTTCACCCCTACCGGGGAACCGGACGCCGCCTACGAGACCTACGCGGGGCACCTATGA
- a CDS encoding thiolase domain-containing protein, which yields MNVAVVGFAQAPNVRRTLGTTNGVEMLVPVFAELFAATGLSKEDIGFWCSGSSDYLAARAFSFIAAVDAIGAVPPIVESHVEMDAAWALYEAWLKIRTGEVDTALVYGFGKSSAGDLRRTLALQLDPYTVAPLWPDSVTVAALQARLGIDAGRWSEQAMAEVVGGDLDELLAQPYIANPLRRHDCAPITDGACAVILASEGRAREVCARPAWITGIEHRIDSGSLGARDLTTSPSTVASARAAGTDGVELAELHAPFTHQQILLSKALGLGAEVTVNPSGGALAGNPMFAAGLARIGEAARRVFDGSHGRVLAHATSGPALQQNLVCVMEGR from the coding sequence ATGAACGTGGCCGTCGTCGGGTTCGCCCAGGCACCGAACGTGCGGCGGACCCTGGGGACCACCAACGGGGTCGAGATGCTCGTCCCCGTGTTCGCCGAGCTGTTCGCGGCGACCGGACTATCCAAAGAGGACATCGGATTCTGGTGTTCGGGCTCGTCGGACTACCTGGCCGCGCGGGCGTTCTCGTTCATCGCCGCGGTGGACGCGATCGGGGCGGTGCCGCCGATCGTCGAATCCCATGTCGAGATGGACGCCGCGTGGGCGCTCTACGAGGCCTGGCTGAAGATCCGGACCGGCGAGGTCGACACCGCGCTGGTCTACGGCTTCGGCAAGTCCTCGGCGGGCGACCTGCGCCGGACGCTGGCGCTGCAACTGGACCCGTACACCGTCGCGCCGCTCTGGCCGGACTCGGTCACCGTCGCCGCCTTGCAGGCAAGGCTGGGGATCGACGCAGGCCGGTGGTCGGAGCAGGCGATGGCCGAGGTGGTCGGCGGCGACCTGGACGAGTTGCTCGCTCAGCCCTACATCGCCAATCCCTTGCGCCGCCACGACTGCGCCCCGATCACCGACGGCGCGTGCGCGGTGATCCTGGCGTCGGAGGGTCGCGCCCGTGAGGTGTGCGCGCGGCCGGCGTGGATCACCGGGATCGAACACCGGATCGACTCCGGCAGCCTGGGTGCCCGCGATCTGACCACATCACCGTCCACTGTGGCCTCGGCCCGCGCGGCGGGCACAGACGGTGTCGAGCTAGCCGAACTGCACGCGCCGTTCACCCATCAGCAAATCCTGCTGAGCAAAGCGCTCGGACTCGGTGCCGAGGTGACCGTCAACCCGTCCGGTGGGGCGCTGGCGGGAAACCCGATGTTCGCCGCGGGCCTCGCCCGGATCGGGGAGGCCGCCCGCCGGGTGTTCGACGGCTCCCACGGCCGGGTGCTGGCACACGCGACCAGCGGACCGGCGTTGCAGCAGAACCTCGTCTGCGTCATGGAGGGCCGATGA
- a CDS encoding thiolase domain-containing protein, which translates to MKHPAAVLGVGQTHHRAKRLDVSMAGLCREAIDRALADADVDWDGIDAVVVGKAPDLFEGVMMPELFLADALGATGKPLLRVHTAGSVGGSTANVAASLIHAGVHRRVLAVAFEKQSESNAMWALSIAPPFTMPVGAGAGGYFAPHVRSYLRRSGAPDHVGAMVAVKDRQNGARNQYAHLRQPDITLESVQASTMLWDPIRYDETCPSSDGACAIVLGDESTARADSAWIHATAMRTEPTTYAGRDQVNPQAGRDAAAALWRDAGIADPLTEIDAAEIYVPFSWFEPMWLENLGFAEEGAGWKLTEAGETGMGGRLPVNPSGGVLSSNPIGASGMLRFAEAARQVMGRAEDHQVDGVRKALGHAYGGGSQFFAMWVVGRERPQR; encoded by the coding sequence ATGAAGCACCCCGCCGCCGTCCTCGGTGTCGGCCAGACCCACCACCGGGCCAAGCGGCTCGACGTGTCCATGGCGGGCCTGTGCCGGGAGGCGATCGACCGCGCGCTGGCCGACGCCGACGTCGACTGGGACGGGATCGACGCGGTGGTCGTCGGCAAGGCCCCTGACCTGTTCGAGGGTGTGATGATGCCGGAGCTGTTCCTCGCCGACGCCCTGGGCGCCACCGGAAAACCGCTGCTCAGGGTGCATACGGCGGGCTCGGTCGGCGGCTCCACGGCCAACGTCGCGGCCAGTCTGATCCATGCCGGGGTGCACCGCCGGGTACTGGCGGTGGCCTTCGAGAAGCAGTCCGAGTCGAACGCCATGTGGGCGCTGTCGATCGCGCCGCCCTTCACGATGCCGGTCGGGGCGGGCGCGGGCGGTTACTTCGCTCCGCACGTCCGCTCATACCTGCGCCGGTCCGGGGCTCCGGACCACGTCGGGGCGATGGTCGCGGTGAAGGACCGGCAGAACGGCGCCCGAAATCAGTACGCCCACCTGCGTCAGCCGGACATCACGCTGGAGTCGGTCCAGGCGTCCACGATGCTCTGGGACCCCATCCGCTACGACGAGACCTGCCCGTCCTCCGACGGCGCGTGCGCGATCGTCCTGGGCGACGAGAGCACCGCACGCGCCGACTCGGCCTGGATCCACGCCACCGCCATGCGCACCGAACCCACCACCTACGCCGGCCGCGACCAGGTCAACCCCCAGGCGGGCCGGGACGCGGCGGCGGCCCTCTGGCGGGACGCGGGAATCGCCGACCCGCTGACCGAGATCGACGCCGCCGAGATCTACGTGCCGTTCTCCTGGTTCGAGCCGATGTGGCTGGAGAACCTGGGCTTCGCCGAGGAGGGCGCGGGTTGGAAGCTCACCGAGGCGGGCGAGACCGGGATGGGCGGACGGCTGCCGGTGAACCCGTCCGGCGGGGTGCTGTCCTCCAACCCGATCGGCGCGTCCGGGATGCTGCGGTTCGCCGAGGCGGCCCGTCAGGTGATGGGCCGGGCGGAGGACCACCAGGTCGACGGCGTCCGCAAAGCACTGGGACACGCCTACGGCGGCGGGTCCCAGTTCTTCGCGATGTGGGTTGTGGGCCGGGAAAGGCCTCAGCGATAG
- a CDS encoding cytochrome P450, whose product MAEIPAGFDFTDPDLYAERIPVAEFAELRRTAGVWWNAQPHNAAGFGDDGYWVVSRHADVKEVSRNSEVFSSWENTAIIRFGPDMEREKIDLQRHILINIDPPHHTKLRGIVSRGFTPKSVNSLRDALACRAARIVHSAIEGGTGDFVTDVACELPLQAIAELLGIPQEDRHRVFEWSNQMIAYDDPEYSVEPEKASVELLGYSWNLAEERKRCPADDIVTKLVNADIDGGNLGSDEFGFFVLLLAVAGNETTRNAITHGMHAFLENPEQWELYKAERPAGTADEIVRWSTPVVSFQRTATRDTELGGAEIKKGQRVGLFYSSANFDAEVFDAPEKFDITRDPNPHLGFGGTGAHYCVGANLARLEIDLMFNAIADHMPDIRKVAEPRRLRSSWLNGIKEFQVAYR is encoded by the coding sequence GTGGCCGAGATCCCCGCCGGTTTCGACTTCACCGACCCCGACCTCTACGCCGAACGGATCCCGGTCGCGGAGTTCGCCGAACTGCGCCGCACCGCCGGGGTCTGGTGGAACGCCCAGCCGCACAACGCCGCGGGCTTCGGCGACGACGGCTACTGGGTGGTCAGCAGGCACGCCGACGTCAAGGAGGTCTCGCGCAACAGTGAGGTCTTCTCCAGCTGGGAGAACACCGCGATCATCCGTTTCGGCCCGGACATGGAGCGGGAGAAGATCGACCTGCAGCGGCACATCTTGATCAACATCGACCCGCCGCACCACACCAAGCTGCGCGGCATCGTCTCCCGAGGGTTCACGCCGAAGTCCGTCAACAGCCTGCGCGACGCGCTGGCCTGCCGCGCGGCGCGCATCGTGCACTCGGCGATCGAGGGCGGCACCGGCGACTTCGTCACCGACGTCGCGTGCGAGCTGCCCCTGCAGGCCATCGCCGAACTGCTCGGCATCCCCCAGGAAGACCGCCACCGCGTCTTCGAGTGGTCGAACCAGATGATCGCCTATGACGATCCCGAGTACTCGGTCGAGCCGGAGAAGGCGTCGGTCGAGCTGCTGGGGTACTCGTGGAACCTGGCTGAGGAACGCAAGCGGTGCCCGGCCGACGACATCGTCACCAAGCTGGTCAACGCCGACATCGACGGCGGCAACCTGGGGTCCGACGAATTCGGGTTCTTCGTGCTGCTGCTGGCGGTGGCGGGCAACGAGACCACCCGTAACGCGATCACGCACGGCATGCACGCGTTCCTGGAGAACCCCGAGCAGTGGGAGCTCTACAAGGCCGAACGGCCCGCGGGCACCGCCGACGAGATCGTCCGGTGGTCGACGCCGGTGGTCTCCTTCCAGCGCACCGCCACCCGCGACACCGAACTCGGCGGCGCGGAGATCAAGAAGGGGCAGCGCGTCGGCCTGTTCTACAGCTCGGCCAACTTCGACGCCGAGGTGTTCGACGCGCCGGAGAAGTTCGACATCACCCGGGACCCCAACCCGCACTTGGGTTTCGGCGGCACGGGAGCCCACTACTGCGTTGGCGCGAACCTCGCCCGGCTGGAGATCGACCTGATGTTCAACGCCATCGCCGACCACATGCCCGACATCCGCAAGGTCGCCGAGCCGCGCAGGCTGCGGTCGAGCTGGCTCAACGGCATCAAGGAGTTCCAGGTCGCCTATCGCTGA
- a CDS encoding steroid 3-ketoacyl-CoA thiolase, with protein sequence MGNPVIVEAVRTPIGKRGGALSHLHAAEILGAAQRGLVERAGIDPALVEQVIGGCVTQAGEQSNNVTRTAWLHAGLPYPTGCMTVDAQCGSAQQSTHLVAGLIAAGAIDVGVACGVEAMSRVPLRANVGDASPRPASWSIDLPNQFVAAERIATNRGLTRSEVDTFGLRSQELACQAWDSGRFAREIVPVGSFDRDSGLRDTTLDGLAALKPVLDGGVHTAGTSSQISDGASAVLVMDLDRARALGLRPRARIVAQCLVGSDPYFHLDGPVQATARVLERSGMKIGDLDLFEVNEAFASVVLSWARVHSPDLDLVNVNGGAIALGHPVGSTGTRLITTALHELERRDESTALVTMCAGGALATATILERL encoded by the coding sequence GTGGGCAATCCGGTGATCGTCGAAGCCGTACGAACCCCCATCGGCAAGCGCGGCGGGGCCCTGTCCCACCTGCACGCCGCCGAGATCCTGGGCGCCGCCCAGCGCGGGCTGGTCGAGCGCGCGGGGATCGATCCGGCGCTGGTCGAGCAGGTGATCGGCGGGTGTGTGACGCAGGCTGGCGAGCAGTCCAACAACGTCACCCGCACGGCTTGGCTGCACGCGGGCCTGCCCTACCCGACCGGCTGCATGACCGTCGACGCCCAGTGCGGCTCGGCCCAGCAGTCGACCCACCTGGTCGCGGGCCTGATCGCCGCGGGCGCCATCGACGTCGGCGTCGCGTGCGGCGTGGAGGCGATGAGCCGCGTCCCCCTGCGCGCGAACGTCGGCGACGCCTCGCCCCGGCCCGCGTCGTGGTCGATCGACCTGCCCAACCAGTTCGTCGCCGCCGAACGGATCGCGACCAATCGGGGCCTGACCCGGTCCGAAGTGGACACTTTCGGCCTGCGGTCGCAGGAATTGGCTTGTCAGGCTTGGGATTCCGGGAGGTTCGCCCGCGAGATCGTGCCGGTCGGATCGTTCGACCGGGACAGCGGCCTGCGGGACACGACCCTCGACGGCCTCGCCGCACTCAAGCCGGTACTGGACGGCGGCGTCCACACAGCCGGAACCTCATCCCAGATCTCCGACGGCGCGTCGGCGGTGCTGGTGATGGACCTCGACCGCGCCCGTGCGCTCGGCCTGCGCCCACGGGCCCGGATCGTCGCGCAGTGCCTCGTGGGCTCGGACCCGTACTTTCACCTCGACGGCCCAGTCCAGGCGACCGCGCGAGTACTGGAGCGCAGCGGGATGAAGATCGGGGACCTGGACTTGTTCGAGGTCAACGAGGCGTTCGCGTCGGTGGTGCTGTCCTGGGCGCGCGTGCACTCGCCGGACCTGGACCTGGTAAACGTCAACGGCGGTGCCATCGCCCTGGGCCACCCCGTCGGCAGCACCGGCACCCGCCTGATCACCACCGCCCTGCACGAACTGGAACGCCGGGACGAGAGCACCGCCCTGGTCACCATGTGCGCGGGCGGTGCCCTCGCCACCGCCACAATCCTGGAACGCCTCTGA
- a CDS encoding Imm1 family immunity protein, protein MILDAAYLHVDRIPVESDLVAQLRSLQAEGVEIPCAWSLTSGPDDPGSPGRVTLDFGLNGDVGMVQWIDADRHLVPAMGSNPRWSVYYLGGTYDTPVPPYAEVSLETVCSVVAEFLRTRVLPTVVEWQEAAPIESMFDSILD, encoded by the coding sequence ATGATTCTCGACGCCGCGTACCTGCATGTCGATCGGATACCCGTTGAGTCGGATCTGGTGGCGCAGTTGCGTTCACTGCAGGCCGAGGGTGTCGAGATCCCGTGTGCCTGGAGCCTGACTTCCGGTCCTGATGATCCCGGTTCCCCAGGGCGCGTCACGCTGGACTTCGGACTCAACGGCGACGTGGGAATGGTTCAGTGGATTGACGCTGATCGACACCTTGTCCCGGCTATGGGAAGCAATCCGCGGTGGTCGGTCTACTACTTGGGCGGGACGTACGACACTCCCGTGCCGCCGTACGCGGAAGTGTCGCTTGAGACGGTCTGCTCCGTTGTCGCTGAGTTCCTGCGAACTCGTGTCCTGCCGACGGTGGTCGAATGGCAGGAAGCTGCTCCCATCGAGTCGATGTTCGATTCGATCTTGGACTAG
- a CDS encoding DddA-like double-stranded DNA deaminase toxin translates to MTGHVEIAGRSYGTLTATTQDPWTRDAVQRVKLLGFSFAEMRLANHVEMKAVMIMIQNGADECRVIINHASCGSEPGAAGGCDSFLPHFIPAGSALTVMGTDANGGPFTRVYRGRAG, encoded by the coding sequence ATGACCGGCCATGTCGAGATCGCCGGGCGATCCTATGGCACGCTGACAGCAACGACCCAGGATCCGTGGACCCGGGACGCGGTGCAACGAGTGAAACTGCTGGGCTTCTCGTTCGCCGAGATGCGGCTGGCGAATCACGTGGAGATGAAGGCGGTGATGATCATGATTCAGAACGGCGCGGACGAGTGTCGTGTGATCATCAACCATGCGTCCTGCGGGTCGGAACCTGGGGCGGCAGGAGGATGTGACTCGTTCCTCCCGCACTTCATCCCGGCAGGAAGCGCACTGACCGTGATGGGAACCGACGCGAACGGCGGCCCATTCACTCGCGTCTACCGGGGGAGGGCAGGCTGA